A single region of the Brassica rapa cultivar Chiifu-401-42 chromosome A03, CAAS_Brap_v3.01, whole genome shotgun sequence genome encodes:
- the LOC103859623 gene encoding uncharacterized protein LOC103859623 encodes MMGSRGVISDKWSMRILWGCALGSAIGLYMVAVERQTQNRARALAEGMRAAESQGGGGDGDGSV; translated from the exons ATGATGGGATCGAGAGGAGTGATCAGCGATAAGTGGTCAATGAGGATTCTATGGGGATGTGCACTCGGGAGTGCGATCG GTTTGTACATGGTTGCTGTAGAGAGACAAACTCAGAACAGGGCACGTGCTTTGGCTGAAGGTATGAGAGCTGCTGAGTCCcaaggtggtggtggtgatggtgATGGTAGTGTCTGA
- the LOC103859624 gene encoding ribosome biogenesis protein BRX1 homolog 1 — translation MGKKRKHSETESAAPPKKDDSAPERPKRTLLGWKDKTQDAEEPKPAPEFRNKEKVLVTCSRRISFRYRHLMLNIVSLLPHCKKDSKVEAKSSKGATLNELVELKGSSSCLFFECRKHKDLYMWMVKSPSGPSVKFLVNAVHTMEELKLTGNHLKGSRPLLTFSSNFDKDVHWKLLKEMLTQVFGIPKEHRKSKPYHDHVFAFSIVDDHIWFRNYQISVPHNEADKVARGGLDKMTLVEVGPRFCLNPIKIFGGSFGGPTLYENPFYVSPNQIRALEKRNKAGKFAKKIKAKTRKKMHEISNPLEPDEFADMWKDDE, via the exons ATGGGGAAGAAGCGAAAGCACAGCGAGACTGAATCGGCGGCACCACCGAAGAAAGACGATTCTGCTCCGGAGAGACCCAAAAGAACTCTACTGGGCTGGAAAGATAAAACCCAAGATGCAGAGGAACCTAAACCAGCGCCTGAGTTCAGGAACAAAGAGAAGGTTCTCGTCACTTGCTCACGTCGTATCAGTTTCAGGTATCGGCATCTGATGCTGAACATTGTGTCGCTTCTACCTCACTGTAAGAAAGATAGTAAGGTCGAAGCTAAGAGCAGTAAAGGCGCTACTCTTAATGAGCTTGTTGAGCTTAAAGGGTCTTCTTCCTGCTTGTTCTTCGAg TGTAGGAAGCATAAAGATCTTTACATGTGGATGGTTAAGTCTCCTAGTGGACCCTCTGTTAAGTTCTTGGTTAATGCTG TGCACACAATGGAGGAGCTGAAACTAACTGGAAACCATCTGAAAGGGTCACGCCCACTCTTGACATTCTCATCCAATTTCGATAAAGATGTACATTGGAAGCTTTTGAAAGAGATGTTAACACAG GTGTTTGGAATCCCCAAGGAACATAGAAAGTCTAAACCTTACCATGACCACGTGTTTGCTTTCTCCATTGTTGACGACCATATATGGTTCCGTAATTACCAG ATCTCGGTACCTCATAACGAGGCAGACAAGGTTGCAAGAGGTGGTCTGGATAAAATGACTCTTGTAGAG GTTGGTCCAAGGTTTTGTTTAAATCCGATTAAGATATTCGGAGGCAGCTTTGGAGGTCCAACACTTTATGAGAACCCATTCTACGTCTCTCCAAACCAG ATCCGAGCGTTGGAGAAAAGAAATAAAGCTGGGAAGTTTGCTAAGAAGATCAAAGCAAAAACGAGGAAGAAGATGCATGAGATCTCGAACCCATTGGAGCCTGATGAGTTTGCTGACATGTGGAAGGATGATGAATGA